Proteins from a single region of Synchiropus splendidus isolate RoL2022-P1 chromosome 3, RoL_Sspl_1.0, whole genome shotgun sequence:
- the taf6l gene encoding TAF6-like RNA polymerase II p300/CBP-associated factor-associated factor 65 kDa subunit 6L, giving the protein MADREERRFAEVSRESVKLMAESAGVELGDDVAALLAEDVCYRLREATQSSSQFMRHAKRRKLTVEDFNRALRWSNVEAICGHGAQDSLPFRSLKEGELFFVEEREINLVELALATNIPKGCAETMVRVNVSYLDGKGNLEPQGTVPTAVQSLSEDVLKYYQQITRAILGDDPHLMKVALMDLQSNSKIAALLPYFVYVISGVKSVSHDLEQLNRLLHMVKSLVQNPYLYLGSYVRSLVSSVMYCILEPLAASINPLNDHWTLRDYAALLLSHIFWTHGDLVSGLYHQILLSLQKVLSDPVRPLCSHYGAVVGLHALGWKAVERVLFPHLPAYWANLQAVLDDYSVSNAQVKADGHKVYGAILVAVERLLKMKALSQPAEGASSTTGGSAAALGYRVSSPGLSPPPEPLSEAALGIASHLQAGGAGCPWEEWSPVPLPAMYCELYSFFGDSLAVRFSTGPGFGCNTPCAVSQPADVRKEQPGPASNPETTRKMPQLTANLNISPRQDGSPRTDPLPPSLAATGPGRSLARSSSSSSVQRSRTSSSRSGPRLAGPSRNVFPKARFTSPQSGPPAFSFLIGGRQMGRRCQGRRPFQTTFTPSPTLAVPPRAYAHKLPVIGRVSKPVRSWTCSHYSLYLPL; this is encoded by the exons ATGGCGGACCGGGAGGAGCGTCGCTTCGCTGAGGTGTCGCGGGAGTCCGTCAAGTTAATGGCCGAGAGTGCAGGCGTGGAACTCGGCGACGATGTGGCGGCTTTGTTAGCAGAGGATGTCTGTTACCGGTTAAGAGAGGCCACCCAG AGCAGCTCCCAGTTCATGAGACATGCCAAGAGGAGGAAGCTGACTGTTGAGGATTTCAACAGAGCTCTTCGCTGGAGCAACGTGGAG GCCATCTGTGGACATGGGGCGCAGGACTCGCTGCCATTTCGTTCGTTGAAGGAAGGAGAGCTTTTCTTTGTCGAAGAGCGAGAAATTAATTTAGTAGAATTGGCTCTTGCAACAAACATTCCCAAGGGGTGTGCTGAGACAATGGTGCGAG TGAACGTGTCATATCTGGATGGGAAAGGAAACCTGGAACCGCAAGGGACTG TTCCCACAGCAGTGCAGTCGCTGTCTGAGGATGTATTGAAGTACTACCAGCAGATCACTCGAGCGATACTCGGAGATGACCCACACCTCATGAAG GTGGCTCTGATGGACCTCCAGTCTAATTCCAAAATTGCTGCCCTGCTGCCGTACTTTGTCTATGTTATCAGTGGA GTGAAGTCCGTCAGCCATGATCTGGAGCAGTTGAACCGCCTCCTCCACATGGTCAAGAGCCTGGTGCAGAACCCATATCTCTACTTGGGCTCGTACGTCCGCAGCCTGGTGTCCAGCGTGATGTACTGCATCCTGGAGCCGCTGGCTGCATCCATCAACCCGCTCAACGACCACTGGACTCTGCGAGACtatgctgctctgctcctgagCCACATCTTCTG GACTCACGGTGATCTGGTGAGCGGCCTCTACCACCAGATCTTGCTGTCCCTACAGAAGGTTCTGTCTGACCCTGTGAGGCCACTGTGCTCCCACTATGGAGCTGTGGTGGGTCTCCATGCTTTAGGATGGAAG GCCGTGGAGAGAGTTCTCTTCCCTCACCTTCCTGCCTACTGGGCCAACCTGCAGGCCGTGCTGGACGACTACTCGGTGTCCAACGCTCAGGTCAAAGCAGACGGACACAAAGTCTATGGCGCCATATTG GTGGCAGTAGAGCGCTTGCTCAAGATGAAGGCTCTGTCtcagccagcagagggcgcctcCAGTACGACAGGTggttcagcagcagctctggggTACCGGGTCAGCTCTCCAGGTCTCAGTCCTCCTCCTGAACCCTTGTCTGAGGCGGCTCTGGGCATCGCCAGCCACCTGCAGGCTGGAGGGGCCGGCTGTCCTTGGGAGGAGTGGAGCCCCGTCCCCCTCCCTGCCATGTACTGTGAACTCTATTCCTTCTTTGGAGACAGTCTGGCAGTACGATTCAGCACTGGTCCAGGTTTCGGTTGCAATACCCCCTGCGCTGTGTCACAACCTGCTGACGTCAGGAAGGAGCAGCCTGGACCTGCCTCCAACCCCGAGACCACTAGGAAGATGCCTCAGCTGACTGCCAACCTGAACATCAGCCCACGGCAGGATGGGAGTCCTCGCACTGACCCGCTCCCCCCGAGTCTGGCTGCGACTGGGCCAGGAAG gTCTTTGgcccgctcctcttcctcctcgtctGTTCAGCGTTCCAGAACCTCCTCTTCACGCTCAGGCCCACGCTTGGCAGGTCCATCCCGCAACGTCTTCCCCAAAGCCCGCTTCACATCTCCTCAGTCCGGACCTCCTGCCTTCTCCTTCCTGATCGGGGGTCGACAGATGGGTCGGCGCTGCCAGGGTCGACGCCCCTTCCAGACCACCTTTACTCCCTCTCCTACACTTGCGGTACCACCGCGAGCATATGCGCATAAACTGCCGGTGATCGGACGAGTGAGTAAACCAGTGCGCAGCTGGACCTGCTCCCACTACTCTCTGTACCTCCCTCTGTGA
- the LOC128755930 gene encoding potassium channel subfamily K member 1-like: protein MAALFSSPSRAFCSLSVCYLLLLLLGALLFQLLELPLEKQLQQQARELRQSFLQDNSCVQESQLEELLARCLSAQHAEVPVLEEDEEQRQWSFTSSLYFVILSLTTTGADSYSPRSDEAKVFLVFYCTLGIPLTLLILTLLSNLLHPILTLYPLQFLRSRCTLSLTQSALIHFTFLSILVLVLLLVLPALLLWSQQPQRSFLDSLFFCFLTLSTVGPGRNSPGGDYGAAGENGVKLLSAGYLLVGLVVLLTLKETALQVPQVRALLRLLCGSHRVELKGFNLNELTSEEQEEDRQYTSSICTVSSELRSSGSACPVISGL from the exons ATGGCTGCGCTCTTCTCTTCACCCAGCAGGGCCTTCTGCTCTCTGAGCGTCtgctacctgctgctgctgctgctgggagctCTACTCTTCCAACTCCTGGAGTTACcgctggagaagcagctgcagcagcaggcgcGGGAGCTACGACAGTCCTTCTTGCAGGACAACTCGTGTGTGCAGGAGAGTCAGTTGGAGGAGCTGCTAGCTCGCTGTCTGTCTGCCCAGCATGCGGAGGTTCCTGTtcttgaggaggacgaggagcagAGGCAGTGGAGCTTCACCTCTTCCCTCTACTTTGTCATCCTCTCCCTGACCACCacag GTGCGGACTCGTACTCCCCCAGGTCAGATGAAGCCAAGGTCTTTCTGGTTTTCTACTGCACCCTGGGGATTCCTCTCacgctcctcatcctcacccttctctccaacctcctccaccctaTCCTCACCCTCTATCCGCTCCAATTCCTGCGATCCCGCTGCACTCTGTCACTCACCCAGTCAGCTCTCATCCACTTCACCTTTCTGTCCATCCTGGTTCTGGTCCTGCTCCTAGTTCTGCCTGCCCTGCTGCTCTGGAGTCAGCAGCCTCAGCGGAGCTTCCTAGActccctcttcttctgtttcctcaCCCTGAGCACCGTGGGCCCAGGAAGGAACTCTCCAGGAGGAGATTATGGAGCAGCAGGCGAAAATGGGGTCAAACTTCTCTCTGCAG GTTACCTTCTGGTGGGCCTGGTGGTGCTCCTCACACTCAAGGAGACGGCTCTGCAGGTTCCTCAGGTCCGCGCTCTGCTCAGACTCCTCTGTGGCTCCCACCGTGTTGAACTGAAGGGATTCAACCTGAACGAACTGACAAGTGAAGAACAAGAGGAGGACAGGCAGTACACTTCATCTATCTGCACCGTCTCTTCAGAGCTGAGGAGCTCCGGCTCGGCATGTCCAGTGATCAGTGGGCtctga
- the cth1 gene encoding cysteine three histidine 1, which translates to MIEASDDLFLPSFQDEELVDNLLSSEDSDGEVGGKSDKEGGSLAKALLPLVDFSSPLIPWVCSTRYKTELCTTYSSTGCCKYAERCQFAHGLHELHVPFRHPKYKTELCRSFHTTGYCYYGNRCLFVHSPSEQRPAQRRRRNVPCRTFRSFGVCPFGTRCNFLHIEGGDVSSGRESPDSEEASPSTPSPPPTREWKPKGALCRTFSSFGFCLYGTRCRFQHGLPSKVKSEQRKGPNFSPRPAGSCGLPSPTSPFTSSPISSTSSSPPPTSPLDTPTEATAHNAFTFSSQHLSDLLLPLALHLQKLETSKAQEIWDNRAL; encoded by the exons ATGATCGAG GCAAGCGACGACCTGTTCCTGCCTTCCTTCCAGGACGAGGAGCTGGTAGACAACCTGCTGTCCAGTGAAGATTCTGATGGAGAAGTTGGTGGTAAAAGCGACAAGGAAGGAGGCTCTCTGGCCAAAGccctgctccccctggtggacttCTCCTCACCCCTGATTCCCTGGGTCTGTTCCACCCGCTACAAGACGGAGCTCTGCACCACCTACTCTTCCACCGGGTGCTGCAAGTATGCCGAGCGGTGCCAGTTTGCCCATGGCCTCCATGAGCTCCACGTTCCTTTCCGCCATCCCAAATACAAGACAGAGTTGTGCCGAAGCTTCCACACCACCGGCTACTGCTATTACGGCAACCGCTGTCTCTTCGTCCACAGTCCCAGTGAGCAGCGTCCAGCCCAGCGCCGGAGAAGAAACGTCCCATGCCGCACCTTCCGCTCTTTTGGAGTTTGCCCCTTTGGCACTCGGTGCAACTTCCTGCACATAGAGGGCGGCGACGTCTCAAGTGGCCGAGAGTCCCCCGACTCTGAAGAGGCCTCGCCCTCCACTCCGAGCCCACCACCCACCAGAGAGTGGAAGCCAAAAGGAGCTCTGTGCCGCACCTTCAGCTCTTTTGGCTTCTGCTTGTATGGCACTCGCTGTCGCTTTCAGCACGGCCTGCCAAGCAAGGTGAAGTCTGAGCAACGGAAGGGCCCCAACTTCAGTCCTCGACCTGCCGGCAGCTGTGGTTTACCCTCTCCCACTTCTCCCTTCACCTCCTCGCCCATttcttccacctcctcttcccctccaCCCACCTCTCCTCTGGACACTCCAACTGAGGCTACCGCCCACAATGCCTTCACCTTCTCCAGCCAGCACCTGAGCGACCTGCTGCTGCCACTTGCCCTGCACCTGCAGAAGCTGGAGACCAGCAAGGCCCAGGAGATCTGGGACAACCGGGCACTCTAA
- the mta2 gene encoding metastasis-associated protein MTA2 isoform X1: MAANMYRVGDYVYFENSSSNPYLIRRIEELNKTANGNVEAKVVCLFRRRDISGNLNTLADSNAREFEEESKQPVLAEPQKHQLKHRELFLSRQFESLPATHIRGKCNVTLLNETDILAGYLEKEDCFFYSLVFDPVQKTLLADQGEIRVGSKYQAEIPEKLAEGESDNRVQEKMETKVWDPNNQLKDPQIDQFLVVARAVGTFARALDCSSSIRQPSLHMSAAAASRDITLFHAMDTLQKNDYDLAKAMSTLVPQGGPVLCRDEMEEWSASEAMLFEEALEKYGKDFNDIRQDFLPWKSLASVVQFYYMWKTTDRYIQQKRLKAAEADSKLKQVYIPTYTKPNPNQIMVPGSKPGMNGAAGFQKGLSCESCHTAQSPQWYAWGPPNMQCRLCASCWIYWKKYGGLKTPTQLEGAARTGSESGPRGHMTRHEVQGLSPFARSEGRAKLLAKNRQTFILQTTKLTRVARRVCEDILQPRRAARRPYASINANAVKAECIIRLPKATKNPVKSKIIPRPSLANIVKDLAISAPLKLKASRGPPTPINRNQASQPRVGPSLLGKRGFDSASGVPYPANGRPYTSGMRTTSQSVIKRQKVSQGEAPNPVVFVATKDTRALRKHLTQSEMRRAARKPHLPVRIKLPPPPRAVAMPLIPSSTSEPIVLED, encoded by the exons ATGGCGGCCAACATGTACCGAGTAGGAG attaCGTGTATTTTGAAAACTCCTCCAGCAATCCGTACCTCATCCGAAGAATAGAAGAGCTTAACAAG ACAGCAAATGGGAATGTGGAAGCCAAGGTGGTGTGTCTATTCAGGAGGAGAGACATCTCCGGTAATCTCAACACATTGGCTGACAGCAATGCAC GAGAATTTGAGGAGGAGTCAAAGCAGCCGGTGTTGGCCGAACCTCAAAAGCACCAGCTCAAACACAGAGAACTCTTCCTCTCTAGACAATTTGAATCTTTGCCAGCAACTCATATAAG GGGAAAATGTAACGTCACGCTCCTTAATGAAACAGACATCCTGGCTGGCTACCTGGAAAAAGAG GACTGTTTCTTCTATTCACTGGTGTTTGACCCGGTCCAGAAAACTCTCCTGGCAGATCAAGGAGAGATTCGTGTGGGCTCCAAGTACCAAGCAGAGATCCCAGAGAAGCTAGCCGAGG GAGAATCAGACAACAGGGTCCAGGAAAAGATGGAGACAAAAGTGTGGGACCCCAACAACCAGCTCAAAGATCCTCAGATCGACCAGTTCCTGGTGGTAGCAAG AGCTGTGGGGACGTTTGCCAGAGCGCTGGATTGCAGTAGTTCCATTCGTCAGCCTAGTCTGCACATGAGTGCTGCAGCGGCCTCCAGAGACATCACATTG TTCCATGCCATGGACACGTTGCAGAAGAACGATTATGACTTGGCCAAGGCCATGTCCACCCTGGTGCCACAGGGAGGGCCAGTGTTGTGTCGCGACGAGATGGAAGAGTGGAGCGCCTCTGAGGCCATGTTGTTTGAGGAAGCTCTGGAGAAATACGGCAAAGATTTCAATGACATCCGTCAGGATTTT TTGCCTTGGAAGTCTCTAGCCAGTGTAGTACAGTTCTACTACATGTGGAAGACTACAGATCGCTACATCCAACAG AAACGACTAAAAGCGGCAGAAGCTGACAGCAAGCTGAAGCAGGTTTACATCCCCACCTA CACCAAACCCAACCCCAATCAGATCATGGTTCCTGGAAGCAAGCCTGGCATGAACGGTGCTGCAGGCTTCCAGAAAGGTCTCAGTTGTGAGAGCTGCCACA CGGCTCAATCTCCTCAGTGGTACGCCTGGGGTCCCCCCAACATGCAGTGCAGACTGTGTGCCTCCTGCTGGATCTACTGGAAGAAGTATGGCGGTCTGAAAACTCCCACTCAACTGGAGGGAGCTGCAAGGACTGGCTCG GAGTCGGGACcccgtggtcacatgacccgccaCGAAGTTCAGGGCTTGTCTCCGTTCGCACGTAGCGAGGGCCGGGCCAAGCTCCTGGCCAAGAACCGGCAGACGTTCATCTTGCAGACCACCAAGCTGACGCGCGTCGCCCGGCGAGTGTGTGAGGACATCTTGCAGCCTCGCCGAGCTGCCCGCCGGCCTTATGCCTCCATCAACGCCAACGCTGTCAAAGCAGAGT GTATCATCAGGTTACCCAAAGCGACGAAAAACCCAGTGAAGAGCAAAATCATTCCCAGACCGTCGCTGGCCAACATCGTGAAGGATCTGG CCATCTCTGCTCCCTTGAAACTGAAGGCCTCCAGAGGACCCCCTACTCCTATTAACAGGAACCAGGCAAGCCAGCCACGAGTGGGCCCCAGCCTGCTCGGGAAGAGGGGCTTCGACAGC GCTTCAGGCGTGCCCTACCCAGCCAATGGGAGGCCGTACACTTCAGGTATGAGGACCACCTCTCAGTCCGTCATTAAACGGCAGAAGGTCAGCCAGGGCGAAGCTCCTAATCCAGTGGTGTTTGTGGCCACTAAGGACACCAG GGCTCTGAGGAAACATCTGACCCAATCGGAGATGCGTCGTGCGGCCAGAAAACCTCATCTCCCAGTCCGGATCAAGCTGCCCCCTCCCCCTCGTGCTGTGGCGATGCCCCTGATCCCCTCCAGCACCAGCGAGCCCATCGTCCTGGAGGATTGA
- the mta2 gene encoding metastasis-associated protein MTA2 isoform X3 has product MAANMYRVGDYVYFENSSSNPYLIRRIEELNKTANGNVEAKVVCLFRRRDISGNLNTLADSNAREFEEESKQPVLAEPQKHQLKHRELFLSRQFESLPATHIRGKCNVTLLNETDILAGYLEKEDCFFYSLVFDPVQKTLLADQGEIRVGSKYQAEIPEKLAEGESDNRVQEKMETKVWDPNNQLKDPQIDQFLVVARAVGTFARALDCSSSIRQPSLHMSAAAASRDITLFHAMDTLQKNDYDLAKAMSTLVPQGGPVLCRDEMEEWSASEAMLFEEALEKYGKDFNDIRQDFLPWKSLASVVQFYYMWKTTDRYIQQKRLKAAEADSKLKQVYIPTYTKPNPNQIMVPGSKPGMNGAAGFQKGLSCESCHTAQSPQWYAWGPPNMQCRLCASCWIYWKKYGGLKTPTQLEGAARTGSESGPRGHMTRHEVQGLSPFARSEGRAKLLAKNRQTFILQTTKLTRVARRVCEDILQPRRAARRPYASINANAVKAECIIRLPKATKNPVKSKIIPRPSLANIVKDLAISAPLKLKASRGPPTPINRNQASQPRVGPSLLGKRGFDSASGVPYPANGRPYTSGL; this is encoded by the exons ATGGCGGCCAACATGTACCGAGTAGGAG attaCGTGTATTTTGAAAACTCCTCCAGCAATCCGTACCTCATCCGAAGAATAGAAGAGCTTAACAAG ACAGCAAATGGGAATGTGGAAGCCAAGGTGGTGTGTCTATTCAGGAGGAGAGACATCTCCGGTAATCTCAACACATTGGCTGACAGCAATGCAC GAGAATTTGAGGAGGAGTCAAAGCAGCCGGTGTTGGCCGAACCTCAAAAGCACCAGCTCAAACACAGAGAACTCTTCCTCTCTAGACAATTTGAATCTTTGCCAGCAACTCATATAAG GGGAAAATGTAACGTCACGCTCCTTAATGAAACAGACATCCTGGCTGGCTACCTGGAAAAAGAG GACTGTTTCTTCTATTCACTGGTGTTTGACCCGGTCCAGAAAACTCTCCTGGCAGATCAAGGAGAGATTCGTGTGGGCTCCAAGTACCAAGCAGAGATCCCAGAGAAGCTAGCCGAGG GAGAATCAGACAACAGGGTCCAGGAAAAGATGGAGACAAAAGTGTGGGACCCCAACAACCAGCTCAAAGATCCTCAGATCGACCAGTTCCTGGTGGTAGCAAG AGCTGTGGGGACGTTTGCCAGAGCGCTGGATTGCAGTAGTTCCATTCGTCAGCCTAGTCTGCACATGAGTGCTGCAGCGGCCTCCAGAGACATCACATTG TTCCATGCCATGGACACGTTGCAGAAGAACGATTATGACTTGGCCAAGGCCATGTCCACCCTGGTGCCACAGGGAGGGCCAGTGTTGTGTCGCGACGAGATGGAAGAGTGGAGCGCCTCTGAGGCCATGTTGTTTGAGGAAGCTCTGGAGAAATACGGCAAAGATTTCAATGACATCCGTCAGGATTTT TTGCCTTGGAAGTCTCTAGCCAGTGTAGTACAGTTCTACTACATGTGGAAGACTACAGATCGCTACATCCAACAG AAACGACTAAAAGCGGCAGAAGCTGACAGCAAGCTGAAGCAGGTTTACATCCCCACCTA CACCAAACCCAACCCCAATCAGATCATGGTTCCTGGAAGCAAGCCTGGCATGAACGGTGCTGCAGGCTTCCAGAAAGGTCTCAGTTGTGAGAGCTGCCACA CGGCTCAATCTCCTCAGTGGTACGCCTGGGGTCCCCCCAACATGCAGTGCAGACTGTGTGCCTCCTGCTGGATCTACTGGAAGAAGTATGGCGGTCTGAAAACTCCCACTCAACTGGAGGGAGCTGCAAGGACTGGCTCG GAGTCGGGACcccgtggtcacatgacccgccaCGAAGTTCAGGGCTTGTCTCCGTTCGCACGTAGCGAGGGCCGGGCCAAGCTCCTGGCCAAGAACCGGCAGACGTTCATCTTGCAGACCACCAAGCTGACGCGCGTCGCCCGGCGAGTGTGTGAGGACATCTTGCAGCCTCGCCGAGCTGCCCGCCGGCCTTATGCCTCCATCAACGCCAACGCTGTCAAAGCAGAGT GTATCATCAGGTTACCCAAAGCGACGAAAAACCCAGTGAAGAGCAAAATCATTCCCAGACCGTCGCTGGCCAACATCGTGAAGGATCTGG CCATCTCTGCTCCCTTGAAACTGAAGGCCTCCAGAGGACCCCCTACTCCTATTAACAGGAACCAGGCAAGCCAGCCACGAGTGGGCCCCAGCCTGCTCGGGAAGAGGGGCTTCGACAGC GCTTCAGGCGTGCCCTACCCAGCCAATGGGAGGCCGTACACTTCAG GGCTCTGA
- the mta2 gene encoding metastasis-associated protein MTA2 isoform X2, whose protein sequence is MAANMYRVGDYVYFENSSSNPYLIRRIEELNKTANGNVEAKVVCLFRRRDISGNLNTLADSNAREFEEESKQPVLAEPQKHQLKHRELFLSRQFESLPATHIRGKCNVTLLNETDILAGYLEKEDCFFYSLVFDPVQKTLLADQGEIRVGSKYQAEIPEKLAEGESDNRVQEKMETKVWDPNNQLKDPQIDQFLVVARAVGTFARALDCSSSIRQPSLHMSAAAASRDITLFHAMDTLQKNDYDLAKAMSTLVPQGGPVLCRDEMEEWSASEAMLFEEALEKYGKDFNDIRQDFLPWKSLASVVQFYYMWKTTDRYIQQKRLKAAEADSKLKQVYIPTYTKPNPNQIMVPGSKPGMNGAAGFQKGLSCESCHTAQSPQWYAWGPPNMQCRLCASCWIYWKKYGGLKTPTQLEGAARTGSSGPRGHMTRHEVQGLSPFARSEGRAKLLAKNRQTFILQTTKLTRVARRVCEDILQPRRAARRPYASINANAVKAECIIRLPKATKNPVKSKIIPRPSLANIVKDLAISAPLKLKASRGPPTPINRNQASQPRVGPSLLGKRGFDSASGVPYPANGRPYTSGMRTTSQSVIKRQKVSQGEAPNPVVFVATKDTRALRKHLTQSEMRRAARKPHLPVRIKLPPPPRAVAMPLIPSSTSEPIVLED, encoded by the exons ATGGCGGCCAACATGTACCGAGTAGGAG attaCGTGTATTTTGAAAACTCCTCCAGCAATCCGTACCTCATCCGAAGAATAGAAGAGCTTAACAAG ACAGCAAATGGGAATGTGGAAGCCAAGGTGGTGTGTCTATTCAGGAGGAGAGACATCTCCGGTAATCTCAACACATTGGCTGACAGCAATGCAC GAGAATTTGAGGAGGAGTCAAAGCAGCCGGTGTTGGCCGAACCTCAAAAGCACCAGCTCAAACACAGAGAACTCTTCCTCTCTAGACAATTTGAATCTTTGCCAGCAACTCATATAAG GGGAAAATGTAACGTCACGCTCCTTAATGAAACAGACATCCTGGCTGGCTACCTGGAAAAAGAG GACTGTTTCTTCTATTCACTGGTGTTTGACCCGGTCCAGAAAACTCTCCTGGCAGATCAAGGAGAGATTCGTGTGGGCTCCAAGTACCAAGCAGAGATCCCAGAGAAGCTAGCCGAGG GAGAATCAGACAACAGGGTCCAGGAAAAGATGGAGACAAAAGTGTGGGACCCCAACAACCAGCTCAAAGATCCTCAGATCGACCAGTTCCTGGTGGTAGCAAG AGCTGTGGGGACGTTTGCCAGAGCGCTGGATTGCAGTAGTTCCATTCGTCAGCCTAGTCTGCACATGAGTGCTGCAGCGGCCTCCAGAGACATCACATTG TTCCATGCCATGGACACGTTGCAGAAGAACGATTATGACTTGGCCAAGGCCATGTCCACCCTGGTGCCACAGGGAGGGCCAGTGTTGTGTCGCGACGAGATGGAAGAGTGGAGCGCCTCTGAGGCCATGTTGTTTGAGGAAGCTCTGGAGAAATACGGCAAAGATTTCAATGACATCCGTCAGGATTTT TTGCCTTGGAAGTCTCTAGCCAGTGTAGTACAGTTCTACTACATGTGGAAGACTACAGATCGCTACATCCAACAG AAACGACTAAAAGCGGCAGAAGCTGACAGCAAGCTGAAGCAGGTTTACATCCCCACCTA CACCAAACCCAACCCCAATCAGATCATGGTTCCTGGAAGCAAGCCTGGCATGAACGGTGCTGCAGGCTTCCAGAAAGGTCTCAGTTGTGAGAGCTGCCACA CGGCTCAATCTCCTCAGTGGTACGCCTGGGGTCCCCCCAACATGCAGTGCAGACTGTGTGCCTCCTGCTGGATCTACTGGAAGAAGTATGGCGGTCTGAAAACTCCCACTCAACTGGAGGGAGCTGCAAGGACTGGCTCG TCGGGACcccgtggtcacatgacccgccaCGAAGTTCAGGGCTTGTCTCCGTTCGCACGTAGCGAGGGCCGGGCCAAGCTCCTGGCCAAGAACCGGCAGACGTTCATCTTGCAGACCACCAAGCTGACGCGCGTCGCCCGGCGAGTGTGTGAGGACATCTTGCAGCCTCGCCGAGCTGCCCGCCGGCCTTATGCCTCCATCAACGCCAACGCTGTCAAAGCAGAGT GTATCATCAGGTTACCCAAAGCGACGAAAAACCCAGTGAAGAGCAAAATCATTCCCAGACCGTCGCTGGCCAACATCGTGAAGGATCTGG CCATCTCTGCTCCCTTGAAACTGAAGGCCTCCAGAGGACCCCCTACTCCTATTAACAGGAACCAGGCAAGCCAGCCACGAGTGGGCCCCAGCCTGCTCGGGAAGAGGGGCTTCGACAGC GCTTCAGGCGTGCCCTACCCAGCCAATGGGAGGCCGTACACTTCAGGTATGAGGACCACCTCTCAGTCCGTCATTAAACGGCAGAAGGTCAGCCAGGGCGAAGCTCCTAATCCAGTGGTGTTTGTGGCCACTAAGGACACCAG GGCTCTGAGGAAACATCTGACCCAATCGGAGATGCGTCGTGCGGCCAGAAAACCTCATCTCCCAGTCCGGATCAAGCTGCCCCCTCCCCCTCGTGCTGTGGCGATGCCCCTGATCCCCTCCAGCACCAGCGAGCCCATCGTCCTGGAGGATTGA